The Chryseobacterium shigense genome segment TCTGACTTCTCTATTTCATCATATTAAAATAATTCCAGGCAGCTACAAATATGCCTGCCGTTTCAGTTCTCAGCCTTTGGTTTCCAAGTGAAACAGCCTTGATTTTATGGTCTGCTAAAAATGAAATTTCCTTTTCAGAAAAATCTCCTTCAGGACCAATGAGAAAAGTAACCTGTTCCAGTAATGGAATATCTTTAAGCTCAGTTCTTTGCAGGTTTTCGTGACAATGAGCTACAAATGTATGTTCAGGATCAATATTTTTTAAGAAATCCGTAAGCTTTACCGCATCATTGATAACCGGGAAATGGAACCTCAAACTTTGTTTGGAAGCGGCAACAGCCTGTTTCCTGATTTTGTCAATATTAATATTTTTACGTTCCGTCTTTTCCGTGATAATGATGCTGATCTCGGAAATGCCCATTTCCACCGCTTTTTCTACAAAAAATTCAATCCTGTCTATATTCTTTGTCGGAGCAATGGCAATATGAAGTTTCGGGGAGAAATCCGGCAGCCTTTTTTTGATTTCGGAGACTTCCAGACCTGCTTTCTTTCCTTCAATAATTAATTTTCCGGAAGCAAGATTCCCTTTGCCATCTGTTACATAAATATTTTCGCCATCTTTCATCCGAAGAACCTTTACAATATGCTGCTGTTCTTCATCGTTAATAATGACCTTATCACCTGCTATTTCTCCGTAAAATAATTTCATATATCCTGGCTTAAAAAGGTAACTCCTGTTTTTATTGTGGTGTATATATCCGTATCACAATCGCGGTAAGTGCAAATAAATATTTCTTCTATCCAACGGCTATTCATGAAAATCAGGTTTAAATATTCCTGTTTTCTTAAATTATTTTTGATCGATAAATAATCTCCTTCTTTTGGAGTATAAGGAAAACTGAATACATGTTCCGAATTCATTTTTTCTAAAATCTCTTCCTTCACATCCTGAATATATCCTTTTTCAGAGCTTGACGGGAAATAATCTATAGAATTTTCCGAAGCATCATTTTTTCCTGTGATGGTTTCCAGTACCCAGTAATATTTTGAGTTCTTTTTAGAATGGGTTCCCAGTACTTTTTCTTCTAAGAGTATTTTCATAAGTCATATTTTGCAGTTGCGGAAGTCCTTAGATCGGTAAATTCTCCTCTTTCATATTTCAGCTGGGCAACCATTGCAATCATCGCGGCATTATCTGTAGTATATTCAAATTTTGGAATGTAAATATTCCAGCCTAATTTTTTATGATTATCCTCCATTGCTTTTCTCAATGCAGAATTGGCAGAAACTCCTCCGGCAATGGCCACTTCTTTTATATTTAATTCTTTCGCGGCTTTTTCAAGTTTTGTCATTAGAATTTCAATGATTGTTCTTTGAACCGAAGCACAAAGGTCATTTAAGTTCTCCTTAATAAAATCAGGATTCTTTTTAACCTCTTTCTGGATAAAATAAAGAACAGAAGTTTTGATCCCGCTGAAAGAATAATCGTAATGCTCCATTTTAGGTTTGTTGAAAGTAAAGGCATCAGGATTTCCCTCTTTCGCTAACCGGTCTATTATAGGTCCGGCAGGGTAGTCGAGATCAAATATTTTTCCAATCTTGTCAAAAGCTTCTCCTGCAGCATCATCAATTGTTTTTCCGATAATTTCCATATCAAAATAATCCTTCACCAGTACAATCATGGTATGCCCTCCGCTTACCGTAAGACACAGGAAGGGGAATTGAGGCGGCATAGGATTTGCATCGTCAATGAAATGGGCTAAAATATGGGCCTGGAGATGGTTCACTTCAATTAAAGGAACATTTAAACTCATTGCCAGGGACTTGGCAAATGACGTTCCTACAAGAAGAGATCCTAAAAGTCCGGGGCCACGTGTAAATCCTATAGCTGAAATAGCATTTTGTTGTATATTTGCTTTAGTAAGAGATTTTTCAACAACGGGGATTATATTTTGTTGATGGGCGCGCGATGCCAGTTCAGGAACCACACCACCATATTCTTTGTGGATGGCCTGATTCGCAGCAATGTTGGACAGAATACAGTTTCCCTTGATGATAGCTGCTGAGGTGTCGTCGCAGGACGATTCAATACCTAAAATTATAGAGTCGCTCATAATAATGGCAAAGTTAGAGAATAATAACGAGAATGAGAATAAAAAATCAGTAGCTGAGAACCTTGGTGATCAGGTACAGAAGACTGTTGAGAATGTAGAAGGTGCTGTAAAGGAGACAGTTAAGGAAGCGTCTGAGCTGGCATCAGATGCTATTCATCATCCCGTGGAGACGGCTGAAGAATTTGGGAAGCAGGCTGTAAAAGATGTTACCAGCTATTCCTGGTGGGCAAGGCTTCTCCTCATTCTTTTCTGGCTGGGAGTTATTCTTGTCGGCGGGGTGCTTACTGCCATTAACCTTCCGGCAACCAAGCGATGGGCCGCAGATCAGGCACTTCAGATTGTTAATAAAGATTTTAAATCCGGAATGTCTACTGAAAGTGTAGAAGTTGATTATTTCGGGGATGTAACCATAAAAGGATTAAAAATCAAGGATTATAAAGGCCTTGATTTCATCAAAGCAAAGGAGTTCCGTGCCAATTCAGACTGGATGTCACTTGCTTACAATGCCATTTCCGGGAACAGCAATTCTTTAAGCTTTAATTCCCTTACCCTCGTTAATGCAGATGTAAAGGTGATTACCTATAAAGGTGACAGTATTTCCAATTTTATCAGATTTACCCAGCTATTCGACAGCGGTAAAAAACGAGATCCGAAAAAGCCCCCTTTTCAATTGGATTCTAGGGTACAGATCATTGATTCGAAGGTTTCCATTATCAGTCAAAACTCTCCGGGAGAGCCGGGAAAATGGCTTACTGCTACAAAATTTAATTTAAAAGCACCTAATGTAAAGGTGAACGGAGCCAATATTTCGGCACTCATTAATAATATGTCCTTCGTTACTACCAGATGGGGCAAATCTCATTTTGTAGATACCTTTTCTACCGAACTTTCCTTAACCCATGAATTTCTGTCTTTAAAAGACCTTACTTTGAATACAGATCATTCTTTGCTTCAGGGGAACATCAAATTTAATCTTCATGACGGCTCATGGTCAGAATTTGCAGACCGTGTACGCTGGGATATGGAAATTAAGCAGGGAAGCCAGCTGAGCGGATATGATATCAGTTATTTTGTAACGAACTGGGATAATTTTAAACCGTTCAATCTTGCCGGGAAAATGACCGGCCCGCTGAATAAATTCTATCTGGAAAACTTCCTCATCAGAAATCCGGATGTTAATATTGCAACCAGGACTATGAAGGTAGACAGACTCCTGAAAGGAAATTTTGCGATTGAAACAAGTGACCTTTCTACCGATTTTACCTATAAAGACCTTAAAGCAATGATGCCTTCATTTATATCCAAAAAGATGAAGAATTTTGCTGATGATTTCGGAAAGCTGAAATACAACGGAACGGCAAGGGTTACTCCTGAACAGGTATATGTTGCCAATGGAAACCTGATAACAGGAATAGGGCAGGCGAAAATCTCCAAGCTTTCGCTTACCGCTTACAGTACGGCTATGCCTAAATATTCAGGAAATCTGGAAGTGAAGGATCTTAATACGTCTGTAATCACCAAAAACAAAAGTGTAGGCCTGATCTCCGGTAAATTTGATCTTAACGGACAGAGTTTTGACGTGAATACTATG includes the following:
- a CDS encoding RsmE family RNA methyltransferase codes for the protein MKLFYGEIAGDKVIINDEEQQHIVKVLRMKDGENIYVTDGKGNLASGKLIIEGKKAGLEVSEIKKRLPDFSPKLHIAIAPTKNIDRIEFFVEKAVEMGISEISIIITEKTERKNINIDKIRKQAVAASKQSLRFHFPVINDAVKLTDFLKNIDPEHTFVAHCHENLQRTELKDIPLLEQVTFLIGPEGDFSEKEISFLADHKIKAVSLGNQRLRTETAGIFVAAWNYFNMMK
- the tsaD gene encoding tRNA (adenosine(37)-N6)-threonylcarbamoyltransferase complex transferase subunit TsaD, with product MSDSIILGIESSCDDTSAAIIKGNCILSNIAANQAIHKEYGGVVPELASRAHQQNIIPVVEKSLTKANIQQNAISAIGFTRGPGLLGSLLVGTSFAKSLAMSLNVPLIEVNHLQAHILAHFIDDANPMPPQFPFLCLTVSGGHTMIVLVKDYFDMEIIGKTIDDAAGEAFDKIGKIFDLDYPAGPIIDRLAKEGNPDAFTFNKPKMEHYDYSFSGIKTSVLYFIQKEVKKNPDFIKENLNDLCASVQRTIIEILMTKLEKAAKELNIKEVAIAGGVSANSALRKAMEDNHKKLGWNIYIPKFEYTTDNAAMIAMVAQLKYERGEFTDLRTSATAKYDL